A genomic window from Silene latifolia isolate original U9 population chromosome Y, ASM4854445v1, whole genome shotgun sequence includes:
- the LOC141628769 gene encoding uncharacterized protein LOC141628769 encodes MLKLSALNFPPHLVLMIMECITTASYSLVLNGEPFGFFKGKKGLRQGDPLSPLLFTIAMEYFSRILHFTTANMKFRFHPLCGRLQLSHLMFVDDLLLFSRGDTQSVMVLLRSFATFSQSSGLHMNKLKSNIYFNGVPNTDRDHIISASGCVEGNIPFKYLGIPIVAGKMGKKDCQILVDKIVDRIRSFGARKLSYAGRLVMVQAVLTSLYTYWTSIFLIPKGVLRKIDSICRNYLWDGSCIYVRTPLVNWDQVCTPKKEGGLGLKNSFTWNTATMGKLVWWIYSKPDSLWVKWVHQIYMKGSEWVNHNPRTHMGGNWKTICSVRDVFSAGYSNGCWLADMRGYTVTSGYEWLRQKNQQVGWARLIWKSWMVPKHSFFCWLMLRKALNVKENCLGMVLLLMTSAAYVTMGRRISVIFFKIAGRRNWPAYKKNVCTLAFMAVYYSIWQQRNSARTDGVLLKPATLTTQILRLMQVHARVKLNMKNYEQELNWINALITI; translated from the exons atgttgaaattatCTGCTTTGAATTTTCCTCCTCATTTGGTGCTAATGATTATGGAGTGCATCACTACTGCTTCATACTCACTCGTTCTGAATGGTGAGCCTTTTGGGTTTTTCAAAGGGAAGAAGGGATTGAGACAGGGGGATCCCTTATCTCCCCTTTTGTTTACAATTGCCATGGaatatttctctagaattctgCACTTTACAACTGCCAACATGAAGTTCAGGTTCCATCCTTTGTGTGGAAGACTGCAATTAAGTCACCTTATGTTTGTAGACGACTTGTTGTTATTCTCCAGAGGGGATACTCAGTCTGTAATGGTGCTTTTGAGATCTTTTGCCACCTTTTCACAATCTTCTGGTCTGCATATGAACAAGCTCAAATCAAATATTTACTTTAATGGTGTCCCAAATACTGATAGGGATCATATCATTAGTGCTTCTGGTTGTGTTGAGGGTAACATTCCTTTTAAGTATCTTGGCATTCCAATTGTTGCAGGGAAAATGGGGAAGAAGGACTGTCAAATATTAGTTGATAAAATTGTGGACAGGATTAGATCGTTTGGTGCTAGAAAATTATCTTATGCAGGGAGGTTGGTGATGGTTCAAGCTGTGCTTACCTCTCTCTACACCTACTGGACTAGCATTTTCTTAATACCTAAAGGAGTTCTGAGGAAGATTGATAGCATTTGTAGGAACTATCTTTGGGATGGATCTTGTATATATGTGAGAACCCCCTTGGTTAATTGGGACCAGGTTTGTACCCCTAAAAAGGAGGGTGGACTTGGACTTAAAAATAGCTTTACTTGGAACACAGCTACAATGGGGAAATTGGTATGGTGGATATATAGCAAGCCTGACAGTTTGTGGGTTAAATGGGTGCACCAAATTTATATGAAAGGCAGTGAGTGGGTTAATCACAATCCTAGGACTCACATGGGTGGAAACTGGAAGACAATTTGCTCAGTTAGAGATGTGTTCTCTGCTGGGTACAGTAATGGTTGTTGGCTTGCAGACATGAGAGGTTACACGGTCACTTCAGGTTATGAGTGGCTAAGGCAGAAAAATCAACAGGTTGGATGGGCAAGGTTAATTTGGAAGAGCTGGATGGTACCTAAACACAGCTTCTTCTGTTGGCTTATGCTCAGGAAGGCTctgaatgtcaaagaaaactgtTTAGGCATGGTGTTACTGTTAATGACCAGTGCTGCATATGTGACAATGGGAAGGAGGATTTCAGTCATCTTTTTCAAGATTGCAG GTAGAAGGAATTGGCCGGCTTATAAGAAGAATGTTTGTACACTTGCGTTCATGGCAGTGTACTATTCAATCTGGCAGCAACGCAACAGTGCCAGAACAGATGGTGTTCTACTGAAACCTGCTACGTTGACTACTCAAATACTCAGATTGATGCAGGTTCATGCAAGGGTGAAACTGAATATGAAGAATTATGAGCAAGAGTTGAATTGGATCAATGCACTTATCACTATATAA